The genomic DNA TTAGTTAGAAACCCTAAGCAGTTCGATGTAATTGTTACTGAGAATATGTTTGGTGATATCCTAAGTGATGAAGCAGCAATGCTAACTGGTTCGATTGGTATGTTAGCGTCTGCGAGTATCGGTACAGGAAATAACGCTATGTATGAGCCAATCCATGGATCTGCCCCTGATATTGCGGGTAAGAATATAGCTAACCCGATAGCTACTATATTATCTGCTGCTATGATGCTTAGGTTCTCTTTGAACCAAATTAAAGAAGCTGATGCAATTGAAGCAGCTGTTACCTCAGTGCTAGAAAAAGGTCTGCGTACAGGCGATTTAGCAAGCCCTGGTCAAGCAACTTTATCTACAACAGAGATGGGTGCAGCAGTAATAGCAGAGCTAGAGAGTATGTTCGCATAAAGATACCTTATTTCGATTAAATGAAGAAATCATGAAACTCCTCAAAACGAGGAGTTTTTTATTGCTTTTTTATATGGATATGATATCGTTTAAATTATATATAAAAGAAGGGAGCAAGGAGAAATGAATCAACGTTTTATATTATTAATTATTATGCTATTAATGTTCTCCGTTCTTATGAGTTGCTCTAGGATGGATCGAGGTATTTCAAACGAAGAATTCCTGCTACTAACTGACAATGGTGTTACTCAACAAATAGTGTTAACCAATAAATGGTATTAACCGACAAATAAACTAACAAATGTCAGCAGTACTCAATAGATAGATCACCGCAGTGATGTCAAATGTCTATAAAATAGGCGTTTATGCAGTTCGCTCCTAGGTCTTTGCGCATATAGTAAATTGACTATATTAAAAGGAGGACATTATTGTGGACCATAAACACATGAAACCTTATGTTGTAAAGCCTGGAGATACTATGTTTAAAATTGCTAGAAGGTATAATTTACCTTTAGATGTTTTGATAGCAGCTAACCCACAAATCCCAAATCCAGACTTAATTTATCCTGGTCAAGTAATAATGGTACCAGTACACCAACATGATCATTGTAAGGATTATAAACAGCGTCATCATCACCATCACCCTTGTCATCCGCATCCTACACCTAAGCCATCACCATATCCTTGCTTACCGTCAGGGGTGCCTAGATTTCGTTCGGGATTTATGCCACGGCCAATGCCTACACCACAACCTGGCGAATACCCAAGCTGGTGGATGAATCCGCCACATGAATATGGCGAATGGGGTCAACCAAACCCATGGCAGGACTGGGGAATGGATGATTATTGGGGCGATTGGCAATATGAGTGGGACAATAATTGGAATAACCCTAGACACACTACTTGCGACAAAGCTGATAAATAAACAAAACTTAGGGTGTAAAAAACATAAATATGTAGACTATAATAGTTAAGACATAAGATAGGGGGCGACTTAGCCCTCTATTTTCAAATATAAGTATTTGGGGTGATATTTAAATGGAGAATTTAAGATGCGCGATAGCGCAAATTAGACCCGTACTAGGTAATGTTGATAAAAATCTAGACAAGCATATTAAATACATACAAGACGCCATAGATAAGCAGGCAAATGTAATTGTCTTTCCAGAATTAAGCTTAACAGGCTATAACCTACAAGACCTAGCATATGATGTTGCATTAACGCTTGAAAGTCAACCTATAGCAAAATTACTTAACTTAAGTCACTCGATAGATATTATTTTTAGTTTTGTAGAAGAAGATGAGCGACATTCGTTCTATATTTCTTCTGCATATGCATCAAAAGGTAAGATTTTACATGTGCATAGAAAAGTATACCTACCTACATATGGGTTATTTGATGAAGCGAGATATTTCGATTCTGGTGATCGAGTTCAAGCATTCTGCACTGATATTGCAAGAGTTGGTATGATTATCTGTGAGGACGCATGGCACCCTTCGACAGCATATATATTAAGTACCGATGGCTCACATATTCTGTATGTTGTAGCGGCAAGCCCAGCCAGAGGTGCTGAGAATGGAGATATACAATCGGACCGCTGGTGGCAGTCCACTATCCAATCCTATGCACAGCTTCATGGTCTTTATGTCGTCTATGTAAATCGAGTCGGCTTTGAAGATGGACTTGCCTTCTCAGGTGGATCATCGGTGTACGATTCGGAAGGTCAGCAGATTTTGAAGGCACCATATTTAGAAGAAGGTTTATACCTGACAGACATAGATTTTCGCAAATTACGGAGAAGTCGAATATCAAATCCACTAAAACGTAACGAAAAAGTAGATCTTACTATCAGAGAATTACAACGCATATCTAAAGAATCTTTTAGTAATAGCTCTTCAAACAAAGATTGTGAAAAGGGTGGAAAATAGTATGAAAGTAGATATAAACAAAATATTAGATATAGATGTAGAGTTAACTACAAGAATCTTAGTGGAATTCATAAAAGAAGAAGTCCGTAAAGTAGGCTATGAGAAGGTAGTTATGGGATTGTCGGGCGGTATCGATTCAGCAGTTGTTGCATACCTAGCAGCAAAGGCTATAGGTCCAGAAAATGTGTATGCCATTATGATGCCTTACAAGACAAGTAATCCAGACAGTTTAAGCGATGCAAAAAAAATAGTTGAAGACCTGAAGATTAACGCTAAGACAATCGAAATAACACCAATGATTGATGCGTACTTCAGTTTGCCTGAGAGTGATTCAACTGAAACAGATATGCTACGGAAAGGTAACAAGATGGCTAGGGAGCGAATGAGTATACTATACGATCATTCTTCGCTATACGATGCACTAGTAATTGGTACGAGTAATAAAACAGAATTGCTTCTAGGATATGGAACAATATACGGAGACATGGCATCTGCGCTAAATCCTATTGGCGATTTGTACAAACATCAGATTTATCTGTTAGCACGATATCTAGGGGTACCAGATTCTATTATTACTAAAGCTCCAAGTGCTGATTTATGGGAAGGCCAAACGGATGAGCAGGAATTAGGTTCTACCTATGACGAATTAGACTGCTTTTTATATTACAAATATGACTGTAGATATACCGATGAAGAGCTTCTAGACTATTACGATAACGATTTCATAGCAAGGGTAGTTAAAAGAGTACAGATCAATCACTATAAAAGAAAGTCTCCTGTAATTGCGAAAGTTTCACATCGATCTGTAGGGCACGATTTTCTGTATCCAAGAGATTGGAACTACTAGTTTACTAAATAAGAAGCTGTATGCTACTATATGGTAGAACTTTTTAATCTAAGCTAACGAAATTGAATTTTGTTAAGCTAAGAATAGAGAATTGTATAGTAGGATGGAGTGAGAATATGGCTGGACATTCGAAGTGGAAAAATATAGCCCATAGAAAGGGCAAGCAAGATGCTGCAAGGGGTAAAATCTTTACCAGACTATCTAAAGAAATAATGGTAGCTGCCCGCCAAGGTGGGGGGGACCCAACTGCTAATGCTCGCTTACGACTAGCAATTAGTAAAGCACGAGAGCATAACATGCCAAATGATAATATCGAGCGCGTTATAAAAAAGGCAACGGGTGAGCTAGAAGGTGTTAATTATGAGGAGATATCCTACGAAGGCTATGGACCTGCTGGAGTCGCTGTATATGTAGAAGTAGTTACAGATAGTCGTAATCGTGCTGCCTCTGATATGCGCCATATATTTTCTAAATACGGCGGAAACTTGGGAGAGTCAGGTTGTGTAAGCTGGATGTTTGACAAAAAAGGCATCATTAATATTAACAAAGCAGACATAACAATTGATGAAGAAGAGTTACTGTTACTTGCTTTAGACGCGGGAGCAGATGATCTCATCGGTGATGAAGATGCGTTTGAAATTGTTACTGAGCCAGATAGCTTCGAACAAGTAAAAGAACAGCTAGTAGCTGCGGACATCCAAATAAACTCATCAGAGATTACCATGGTACCACAGAATACTATTAGCTTAACTGGTGATGATGCAAAGAAAATGCTTAAACTAATGGAAAAGCTAGAAGAAAACGATGATGTGCAGAACGTGTATGCAAACTTCGATATTTCTGATGAAGATATGCAGAAATATCACAGCTAAAATGTATATACACCTCGCAAATGTGGTCATACTGACTATATGACCAAGTTTGGGAGGTGTTTTTGTGTCTGTTAAACCATTTTTTATTACTTCAATAGTTATAA from Desulfuribacillus alkaliarsenatis includes the following:
- a CDS encoding LysM peptidoglycan-binding domain-containing protein produces the protein MDHKHMKPYVVKPGDTMFKIARRYNLPLDVLIAANPQIPNPDLIYPGQVIMVPVHQHDHCKDYKQRHHHHHPCHPHPTPKPSPYPCLPSGVPRFRSGFMPRPMPTPQPGEYPSWWMNPPHEYGEWGQPNPWQDWGMDDYWGDWQYEWDNNWNNPRHTTCDKADK
- a CDS encoding nitrilase-related carbon-nitrogen hydrolase, with amino-acid sequence MENLRCAIAQIRPVLGNVDKNLDKHIKYIQDAIDKQANVIVFPELSLTGYNLQDLAYDVALTLESQPIAKLLNLSHSIDIIFSFVEEDERHSFYISSAYASKGKILHVHRKVYLPTYGLFDEARYFDSGDRVQAFCTDIARVGMIICEDAWHPSTAYILSTDGSHILYVVAASPARGAENGDIQSDRWWQSTIQSYAQLHGLYVVYVNRVGFEDGLAFSGGSSVYDSEGQQILKAPYLEEGLYLTDIDFRKLRRSRISNPLKRNEKVDLTIRELQRISKESFSNSSSNKDCEKGGK
- a CDS encoding NAD+ synthase → MKVDINKILDIDVELTTRILVEFIKEEVRKVGYEKVVMGLSGGIDSAVVAYLAAKAIGPENVYAIMMPYKTSNPDSLSDAKKIVEDLKINAKTIEITPMIDAYFSLPESDSTETDMLRKGNKMARERMSILYDHSSLYDALVIGTSNKTELLLGYGTIYGDMASALNPIGDLYKHQIYLLARYLGVPDSIITKAPSADLWEGQTDEQELGSTYDELDCFLYYKYDCRYTDEELLDYYDNDFIARVVKRVQINHYKRKSPVIAKVSHRSVGHDFLYPRDWNY
- a CDS encoding YebC/PmpR family DNA-binding transcriptional regulator codes for the protein MAGHSKWKNIAHRKGKQDAARGKIFTRLSKEIMVAARQGGGDPTANARLRLAISKAREHNMPNDNIERVIKKATGELEGVNYEEISYEGYGPAGVAVYVEVVTDSRNRAASDMRHIFSKYGGNLGESGCVSWMFDKKGIININKADITIDEEELLLLALDAGADDLIGDEDAFEIVTEPDSFEQVKEQLVAADIQINSSEITMVPQNTISLTGDDAKKMLKLMEKLEENDDVQNVYANFDISDEDMQKYHS